From the Streptomyces sp. NBC_00390 genome, the window CACCGAGCTGGTCCGCATCCGCGCCGCCTTGCAGGAAGCCGGTGATGCGCTCAGTGATGAGGTGACCATGACGGCCGGGTTGCTCGCGCGGTCCCAGGATCTGCAGGAACTCAATGAACGGCTGCGCCTCGCCCACTCACGCGAACGCGAGATCGCCATAAGCCTGCAGCGCGCCATGCTGCCGCCCGTTCCGGCGGGATTCAGCGAGGTGGCGGTGCGCTACCGCCCTGCCACCAGTTCACTCAACGTCTGTGGCGACTGGTACGACGTCCTCGACCTGGGCCAGGACCGCCTTGCCGTCGCTGTCGGCGACGTGGTCGGCCACGGCCTGGAGGCCGCTGGAGTCATGGGCCAGCTCCGCAGCGCCCTCAGCGCCGCCGTCCGCGCAACAGGTGAGCCGGCCACCGCCCTCAAGACACTCGCCCTGCAAGCCCTCACGATCGAGGGCGCCCTCGCCGCCACCGCCCTCCAAACAATCGTCGACCGGACCGCCCACACCATCACCTACAGCCGCGCGGGACACCTGCCACCCCTGCTGCTCCACCCCGACGGCTGCGCTGCCGAAGTCCTGGACGAGGTCGTGGACCCGCCCCTCGGCGTTTGGGACATCGACACGGTCAGAAACCAGGCCTCGCATTCCTACGAGCCGGGAGCGACCCTCGTCCTGTACACCGATGGACTCATCGAACGCCGCGGCGAAGACATCGACACCGGACTGGAGCGCCTCACCGACAGCCTCACCCGCCACCGCGACCTCGATCCCGAGGACCTCGCCAGCGCCCTGCTCACTGACGTGCATCCCATTGGTGACGGCCCCGACGACGACACCGCCCTGGTCGTCGTCCGGCTATGAGCAACCGCAACCCCAGACGCCCTGTCGCGACCTGCCAGGTGGCTTTCACATCCGCTCCGTGGCCGCCCGCCCCGCCGACCTGCACAGCGTCCGCGCAGCCGTCCTGGTCGTCCACGGCGATGGCGGCCCGCTACCAGCACGTGACGGGAGGAATCCTGGCCGACGTGGCGCAGCGGGTCGTCTCATCTGGGAGGTGGCCAAGACGACCGAAGAGAGCAGCCCGGAGGGCTCCGCAGGATCGCCTTGAGACTGTAGATGAGACTGCGGACGCCGAAGGGCCCCACCGCGAACGGTGGGGCCCTTCGACGTATTGCCCGGTGAGAGCAATGGCGGAGGATACGAGATTCGAACTCGTGAGGGGTTCAATGACCAGTCCGGCGATGAGCGATCTTGAAAACCGTCGTGGCAGCGGTGTCACCGTGGGCTCAAATCCCACACCCACCGCAGGTGGACGGCCCCTGACCAGGCAACTTGGTCAGGGGCCGTCCTCGTGAGCGTTGTCCGCCGACGACCGCTGTTCCCTGCTGTTTCCCGCCTGAACGGGCATGGGAAGGGCACGGTGACCTTTTGATCCTGAACTATCGGCGGGGCGGTCGCTGGGGTCTGCGGGGCCTGTCAGTCGGTCGCCGGGGGTTGGTGTGGGTCGGCGACGCTTGCTGTGGTTGCTGCACTTCGCTGCTGTACATCCTGGGCGGCTTGGTGGGCCGAGGCGAGGTTGTCGCGGCTGATCAGGGTGTCGGGGTGGGTGCCGCCGAGGACCTGCTCGCATTGGGCGAGGGTGGCCTCGTACCTGCGCCCATCCGGGGGCATCTGATGCCCGCTTGCCCAATTCCGAGGTAAGCGCCTTCCGGCTCGCCGCACGGATGAGTGACGGCCAGTCAGCTCAACATTTTTCATGCATTCTTTGATGCATATTGATTGATTCCGGCGACATCACCTGGGTGAATCGCAACGGGGGTTGGGTGTCTGCTTAATATGCCGCCGACAGGCGAGGCGATTCCGTTCGACGAGGAACGTCCGGACGTCACCACCCCACAGGAGTTGGCTCCTCGATGACACTGAATATTCCCGATGCGCCGCATCGGCGCACAATGACGGCTTGGATCGCGGGGGTACTCACCCTGCTGGTCGCCTTTGCCGTGGTCGCAGTGACGCCTACACGGGCGAATGCAGCAACACCTGTAGATCTGGGTACCGCGGAAAGCTTCGCGGTACTGGCCGGCGCGGAGGTCACCAACACCGGGCCCTCAGTGGTCACTGGAGACGTCGGAGTGCATCCGGGGACGTCCATCAGCGGGTTCCCGCCCGGTACGGTCAACGGGACTTCGCACTCTGGGGACACTGTGGCTGAACAAGCCAAGACCGACCTGGTCGCGGCGTACAACGACGCCGCCGGACAGGCATCCAATGGCGCCCTTCCTCCAGATGCCGGTGGCTTGACGCTGGTTCCGGGCGTCTACACCGCCTCTTCCAGTCTCGGGCTCACCGGCACCCTCACCCTGAACGCCCAGGGCGACCCGAACGCCGTGTGGGTGTTCCAGGTCGGTTCGACGCTGACCACGGCGAGCAACAGCAGCGTGTCCCTCATCAACGGCGCATCGCCGTGCAACGTGTTCTGGCAGATCGGCAGCTCGGCCACCCTCGGCACCGGCACCACCTTCGTGGGCACCATCATGGCCAAGGCAGCGATCACCGTAGCAACGGGAGCGACCATCGACGGCCGCGCGCTGGCCGAGGTCGAGGCCGTGACGCTGGACACCAACCGGATCACCAGGCCGGAGTGTGCGGGCACCACGACTACAACAACCACCGGTGACGCTGCGACCACCACGACGACGGGTGACGCTGCGACCACCACGACGACGGGTGACGCTGCGACCACCACGACGACGGGTGACGCCGCGACGGGTGATGCCGCGACGGGTGACGCTGCGACGGGTGACGCTGCGACGGGTGACGCTGCGACGGGTGACGCTGCGACGGGTGACGCTGCGACGGGTGATGCCGCGACGGGTGATGCCGCGACGGGTGATGCCGCGACGGGTGATGCCGCGACGGGTGATGCCGCGACGGGTGATGCCGCGACGGGTGATGCCGCGACGGGTGATGCCGCGACGGGTGATGCCGCGACGGGTGATGCCGCGACGGGTGATGCCGCGACGGGTGACGCCGCAACCGGCGACGACGGCGGTTACCACGACGGCGGTTACCACGACGGCGGTTACCACGACGGCGGTTACCACGACGGCGGTTACCACGACGGCGGTTACCACGACGGCGGATACGACCACGGCGGATACAACGACGGCGATACGCCGAGAAGCCCGGCAAGCGCGAGGGAAAGCGCAGGGTGCACAAATGCACGGTCAACGCTGAGCGAGTTGTTCCCCCGCCTATCGGCGGGACCAGTGAGTCCCGCGTGGGCCCTCTCGGCGGAATGCGCGCACGGGTAGTCGACCCCACACACGAGTGGGACGGATGGCGCGCGTCGGATCGTCATCGATTCCGTCGCGCGCCCGCCCGCGGAAGCAGGAGAAGCAGGTGCGAGCAGTCGGGATGGGAAGGGCCGGGTGGGGCCGTGCTGGGCGGCGTTGAGTCGACGAATGTGAAGGAATCGCAGCGGACCGACGCTGAGCCGGCAGCACAGGACGGTGGCGGGGGACCGCGTATGACCCGTGACCTTTCAGGGCCACCCCGCCTGCTGACCGCAGGAACGGGAGCCGCGGTGGCCCTCTGCCTTGCAGTGGCTCTGGCCCATGTGCTCCTGGTGTTTCTGCACGTGGCGCCTCCGAATGTCATCTCGAAGGCGTACAGCCGACAGATCGACGCCTGGGTCCGGCCTGTGTTCGAGCAGAACTGGCGGCTCTTCGCCCCGAATCCGCAGTGGGTCAACCGGCAGATTTCGGCAAGGATCAAGCGGACAGCGCCGGACGGCACCACACGGATGAGCGACTGGACCGATCTGACCGCCAGGGACAATTCCGCCGTCAAGCACAACGTCTTCCCGAGCCATACAGCACAGAACATGCTGCGCCAGGCTTGGAATTCCTACCTCAAGACGCACGGCGGCGACAACCAGCCGCGCTCGGACCGTGCTGTGATGATCCAAAAGTATCTGCGCAACATCGCAGCGGACCGTGTCGCCGCCCAACATGGCGGCACCTTCGACTCCATCCAACTGCGGGTCATCACGCAGCCCATCCCCGCGCCCCGCGCAGCGGGCGGATTCCGGCCGGCCGCCGCGGTATCGGCGCGTGCTGAAACCCGGTATCTGCCTTGGTGGAAGGTGTCCTCGCATGGAACGGACTGAGCAGGCACCGGTCGCAGCGCCCCCACGCACCACCGAGCCAGCGGCCGTGCGAATGCCGCAGCGCGTACTCGACCGGGTCCATGCGCTCCTCGTCCTCCTGACCGAGCGGCCGGTCTCCTTGTACGCGGCGGCGATGCTGCGCATCGGGTACGGGCTGCTCTATCTCGTTTTTCTGCTCCGCGAGTTTCCACACCGCGATGAGATGTGGGGCCCCGGTTCACCGTGGACGCCCGCGCTGGCCAGGCAGATGTTCGACCAGAGCGGGTGGGTCAGCGTCCTCACCCTGTCCGACAGCCGGGTGTACTTCGAAGTCTGCTACGCCGTGGCTCTCGTCACGTGCGCGCTGGTCTTGCTGGGCTGGCGGACCCGGGCGGTGTCCGTGCTGTTCGCGGTAGTGGTGGTGTCGTTCCACGCCAGGGCGATCTTCATGGCGGACGGCGGGGACAATCTCATGGTCCTCATGGCCGTCTACCTCGTCTTCACCGCGTGCGGCCGGCGCTGGTCCCTCGACGCGCGGAGGACCCGGCTCCAGGCGGCGGCGGGCAAGACGGCAGGCCGGCTCGGCGGCGGTCTCCGGCACCAGCTCGGTGACGCCCGCATCATCTTGATCACTGTGCTGCACAACTGCGGCATGTTCGTCATCGCCGCCCAGGTCTGCTTCCTCTACGGATGCGCCGGCCTGTACAAGGTGCAGGGCGTCAAGTGGGGCGATGGCACCGCCCTCCACTACATCCTGAACATCGACCTGTTCCGGCCCTGGCCTGTGTTGTCCCAGATGATCGACGGCCATCACGTGCTGATTGCAGTCATTGGCTATCTGACGGTGCTGGTGCAGGTCGCCTTCCCGTTTGTCCTGTTCGGCAGGCTCAAATACCCCGTCCTGGTCCTGTTGCTGGGCATGCACGTGAATATCGCGGTGGTCATGGGACTGCCGATCTTCTCCGGCGCGATGATCGTCGCGGACGCCGTGTTCCTGCCGGACCGCTTCTACCGCGCCGTGGGACGGCTGTGGCGGCGCACCGTACAGCGCACAGGCGTCACGGCAGCGGGAGCCTCGCCCGGGACAGCACCCGCCGCGGTACCGCCGCAGCCCCGACCCGCCAGCTGAGGAAAAGCCGCGGCATGTCGAATTTTCGCGGGACTGCGAGGTTCCCCGCTTCGCCACCGCAGTGAGCTTGATCAGAGCTTCATTCTCACGTCGGTGTTCGGCCGGCGGAGCCGGGGCCGTCTTGATCCACGGGCGACAGTGCACCCCGGCGCAGAGGTCGGCTCCACGGCTTTGGCCGGTGTCCTGCCCGGTTTGGGGTCGTGCATGATCAGGGGGCCGTACGCTTGCCGGCTACTCGGGCAGGCTTGTCCCCTGCCCGGATGGCGGAGATGATCTGGGTGACGGTGTCCTGGGCGGCCACCGCGTCATCGAGCACCGTGGAGTCCAGCGCGCGCCGCTGCCTGCCCTTGAGTACGCCGGTCGCGGCGCCGCTCGTCCCGAACACCGACTATCACATCTGGAAGCAGTTGCTTCGGGACGCTGGTGTGCGGGACGGCCGACTGCGTGACGCACGTCACGCGGCGGCGACGGTGCTCCTTCTGCTCGGCGTTCCGGATGTCGTGGTCGACGCGATCATGGGTTGGGCGCCTGGAGGAGCGGCCCGTATGCGCGCCCGGTACATGCACATCACGGGGCCCATGCTGACGAAGGTGGCTCAGCAGATCGGCGATGCCCTATGGAGGGTGCCGGAGGCCAACTGAGACGGACAACGTCGAAGGGCCCCACCGTGAACGGTGGGGCCCTTCGACGTATTGCCCGGTGAGAGCAATGGCGGAGGATACGAGATTCGAACTCGTGAGGGGTTGCCCCCAACACGCTTTCCAAGCGTGCGCCCTAGGCCTCTAGGCGAATCCTCCGCCGCAAACAATACAAGACGTTGAGGAGTGCTCGCGAACCTGTTCCGGAGCCCTGCCCAGGGGGGTCCGACCACCCCCGCGGATCGGGTAACCTGGGCACAGCCCCTCACGTGGCGCTATCTGACTGAACTCCCCCAGGGCCGGAAGGCAGCAAGGGTAGGTCGGCTCTGGCGGGTGCGTGAGGGGCGCTTTGCGTCCCCCGTGGTTCTCGGCGGCTGCCGTGGTTGTCGGCCCGCCCCGATAACCTCGTAGGCGTGTCGTCCCTTGCGCTGTACCGCCGCTACCGTCCCGAGTCATTCGCCGAGGTCATCGGGCAGGAGCATGTCACCGACCCGCTGCAGCAGGCCCTGCGGAACAACCGGGTCAATCACGCGTACCTGTTCAGCGGTCCCCGCGGCTGTGGCAAGACGACCAGCGCGCGCATCCTCGCCCGGTGTCTGAACTGCGAGCAGGGTCCGACGCCGACACCGTGCGGCGAGTGCCAGTCCTGCAAGGACCTCGCGCGGAACGGGCCGGGATCGATCGATGTCATCGAGATCGACGCCGCCTCGCACGGTGGTGTGGACGACGCCCGTGACCTGCGGGAGAAGGCATTCTTCGGACCGGCGTCCAGCCGGTACAAGATCTACATCATCGACGAGGCCCACATGGTCACCCCGCAGGGCTTCAACGCTCTGCTGAAGGTGGTCGAGGAGCCGCCGGAGCATCTCAAGTTCATCTTCGCGACCACCGAGCCCGAGAAGGTCATCGGCACCATCCGGTCGCGTACGCACCACTACCCCTTCCGGCTGGTGCCGCCCGGGACGCTGCGCGACTACCTCGGTGAGGTGTGCGGACGGGAGCAGATCCCCGTCGCGGACGGTGTGCTGCCGCTCGTCGTGCGGTCGGGAGCCGGGTCCGTGCGTGACTCCATGTCCGTCATGGACCAGCTCCTCGCGGGCGCGACCGAGCAAGGTGTGACGTACGCCATGGCGACCGCCCTCCTCGGGTACACGGACGGGTCGCTGCTCGACTCGATCGTGGACGCCTTCGCGTCGGGTGACGGGGCCGCGGCCTTCGAGGTCGTCAACCAGGTCATCGAAGGGGGCAACGACCCGCGCCGGTTCGTCGCCGATCTGCTGGAGCGGCTGCGGGACCTGGTGATCCTGGCCGCCGTTCCGGACGCGGGAAGCAAGGGGCTCATCGATGCCCCCGCCGATGTGGTCGAGCGGATGCAGGCGCAGGCCTCGGTGTTCGGCGCGGCCGAGCTCAGCCGGGCGGCGGACCTCGTCAACACCGGGCTGACCGAGATGCGCGGCGCGACCTCGCCCCGGCTGCAGCTGGAGCTGATCTGCGCACGCGTGCTGCTGCCGGCCGCGTTCGGCGACGAGCGTTCGGTGCAGGCCCGCCTCGACCGTCTCGAGCGGGGTGCCGCGGCGGCCGGGACGGCCGGAGCCGCGGCGTTCTCGGCCGGGGCGTCGGGCCCCGCCATGGGGTATGTCCCCGGACCCGAAGCCCAGGCTCACGCTCCCGTACCGCCGGGTGGCGGGCCGGCCGCGGCCCGGGCCGCCGTCCGTACGGATGCTCCGCCCCCGCCTGCCGCGCCCGCCCCGTCGGCACCCGCGTCCGTGTCCGTGTCCGTTCCGTCGGCACCCGCACCTGTGTCCGCACCCGCACCCGAGCCCGCCGCCGAGCAGCCCGCGGCACCGCGCCCGGGGGCCTGGCCCTCGGCGGCCGGTGCCGGTGGCGGGAGCGGTGCGGAGACCGGCGCGCGGCGCCCCGGCGGCTGGCCCACGGCATCCGCCCCGGGACAGGGCACCCAGCCCACGCCGCCGCCCGCGGCCCCCGCGCCGGCACCGCCCGCCCAGGCCCCTGCCTCCGTGCCCGCCCCCGCCGCGCAAGGCGCCGGCCAGGTGCGGAACATGTGGCCGGACATCCTGGAGGCGGTCAAGAACCGCCGCCGCTTCACCTGGATCCTGCTGAGTCAGAACGCACAGGTGGCCGGTTTCGACGGCACGACCCTCCAGCTCGGCTTCATCAACGCCGGCGCGCGGGACAACTTCGCGAGCAGTGGCAGCGAGGAGGTCCTCAAGCAGGCGCTCGCCGAGCAGTTCCATGTGCAGTGGAAGGTCGAGGCGATCATCGACCCGTCGGGCGGCGCAGGCGGCTCCGGCGGTGGTCAGCCCCCGTCCGGTGGCTACGGCTCCGGTGGCTACGGAGGCTCCAGGCCCGCGCCCGCCGCGTCGGCGCCCGCACCCGCCCCGGCTCCTGCCGTCCGCCCCGCACCGCAGGCGGCCCCCCGGCCGAGCCCTGCCCCGCAGGCGACCGGCCCCGAGCCGCCGCGCGCGGCCCAGGCGCACACCCCGCCCCCGGTGGCCCCCGAGGACGACGTACCGGAGGAGGACGACCCGGATCTCGTCGACTCCGCGCTGTCCGGCCACGACCTGATCGTGCGCGAGCTCGGTGCCACGGTCGTGGAGGAATATACGAACGAGTAACGGGTCCGTCCTCGGAGGCCCGTACGACGACTTCCGGCGCCCGGCGGTTAGGCTGACTGCCGTGAAGGTCCTCGTCATCGGCGGCGGCGCCCGCGAACACGCCCTGTGCCGCTCTCTGTCCCTCGACCCCGGCGTCACCGCCCTGCACTGCGCGCCCGGAAACGCCGGCATCGGCGAGGTCGCCGAGCTGCACCCGGTCGACGCGCTGGACGGCGCGGCCGTGGCGCGGCTCGCCACCCAGCTCGGTGCCGGGCTGGTCGTCGTCGGCCCCGAGGCGCCGCTGGTCGCCGGTGTCGCCGACGCCGTGCGCGCCGCGGGCATCCCCTGCTTCGGCCCCTCCAAGGAGGCGGCCCGGCTGGAGGGCTCCAAGGCCTTCGCCAAGGACGTGATGGCGGAGGCGGGAGTGCCGACCGCCCGCAGCTATGTCTGCACGACCCCGGAGGAGATCGACGGGGCTCTCGCCGCCTTCGGCGCTCCGTACGTCGTCAAGGACGACGGCCTCGCCGCCGGCAAGGGCGTCGTCGTCACCGAGGACCTCACCGCTGCCCGCGAGCACGCGCTGGCCTGCGGCCGGGTCGTCATCGAGGAGTTCCTCGACGGCCCCGAGGTGTCCCTCTTCGCCGTGACCGACGGCGAGACGGTCGTCCCGCTGCAGCCCGCCCAGGACTTCAAGCGCGCTCTGGACGGCGACGCGGGCCCCAACACCGGCGGCATGGGCGCGTACTCCCCGCTCCCGTGGGCCGACCCCAAGCTGGTCGACGATGTCATGGACACGGTCCTGCAGCCCACGGTCGACGAGCTGCGCCGCCGCGGTACGCCCTTCTCCGGTCTGCTGTACGCGGGCCTGGCGATCACGTCGCGCGGTGTGCGGGTGATCGAGTTCAACGCCCGGTTCGGCGACCCCGAGACCCAGGTGGTCCTTGCCCGGCTCAGGACCCCGCTGGCGGGTCTGCTGCTCGGTGCCGCGAACGGCACGCTGGACCAGCAGCCGCCGCTCCAGTGGCACGACGACGCGGCCGTGACCGTGGTCGTCGCCTCCTACAACTACCCCGATACGCCGCGCACGGGTGACCCGATCGAGGGCCTGGACGAGGTCGCGGC encodes:
- a CDS encoding ice-binding family protein, yielding MTAWIAGVLTLLVAFAVVAVTPTRANAATPVDLGTAESFAVLAGAEVTNTGPSVVTGDVGVHPGTSISGFPPGTVNGTSHSGDTVAEQAKTDLVAAYNDAAGQASNGALPPDAGGLTLVPGVYTASSSLGLTGTLTLNAQGDPNAVWVFQVGSTLTTASNSSVSLINGASPCNVFWQIGSSATLGTGTTFVGTIMAKAAITVATGATIDGRALAEVEAVTLDTNRITRPECAGTTTTTTTGDAATTTTTGDAATTTTTGDAATTTTTGDAATGDAATGDAATGDAATGDAATGDAATGDAATGDAATGDAATGDAATGDAATGDAATGDAATGDAATGDAATGDAATGDAATGDAATGDAATGDDGGYHDGGYHDGGYHDGGYHDGGYHDGGYHDGGYDHGGYNDGDTPRSPASARESAGCTNARSTLSELFPRLSAGPVSPAWALSAECAHG
- a CDS encoding PP2C family protein-serine/threonine phosphatase, which gives rise to MSDPDTSGEASPFHVDYEAVFRAFPGPALLLTPDLAMVDANDAFLGRSGRGRRDLAGRAVFEVFPVDSSDPEAPGSQLRASVDRVLATGRQDAMPLRRYELETPGRPGELENRYWSPVNAPVLGPDGQVALIISRVEEVTELVRIRAALQEAGDALSDEVTMTAGLLARSQDLQELNERLRLAHSREREIAISLQRAMLPPVPAGFSEVAVRYRPATSSLNVCGDWYDVLDLGQDRLAVAVGDVVGHGLEAAGVMGQLRSALSAAVRATGEPATALKTLALQALTIEGALAATALQTIVDRTAHTITYSRAGHLPPLLLHPDGCAAEVLDEVVDPPLGVWDIDTVRNQASHSYEPGATLVLYTDGLIERRGEDIDTGLERLTDSLTRHRDLDPEDLASALLTDVHPIGDGPDDDTALVVVRL
- a CDS encoding DUF5819 family protein, encoding MLGGVESTNVKESQRTDAEPAAQDGGGGPRMTRDLSGPPRLLTAGTGAAVALCLAVALAHVLLVFLHVAPPNVISKAYSRQIDAWVRPVFEQNWRLFAPNPQWVNRQISARIKRTAPDGTTRMSDWTDLTARDNSAVKHNVFPSHTAQNMLRQAWNSYLKTHGGDNQPRSDRAVMIQKYLRNIAADRVAAQHGGTFDSIQLRVITQPIPAPRAAGGFRPAAAVSARAETRYLPWWKVSSHGTD
- a CDS encoding HTTM domain-containing protein; this translates as MPQRVLDRVHALLVLLTERPVSLYAAAMLRIGYGLLYLVFLLREFPHRDEMWGPGSPWTPALARQMFDQSGWVSVLTLSDSRVYFEVCYAVALVTCALVLLGWRTRAVSVLFAVVVVSFHARAIFMADGGDNLMVLMAVYLVFTACGRRWSLDARRTRLQAAAGKTAGRLGGGLRHQLGDARIILITVLHNCGMFVIAAQVCFLYGCAGLYKVQGVKWGDGTALHYILNIDLFRPWPVLSQMIDGHHVLIAVIGYLTVLVQVAFPFVLFGRLKYPVLVLLLGMHVNIAVVMGLPIFSGAMIVADAVFLPDRFYRAVGRLWRRTVQRTGVTAAGASPGTAPAAVPPQPRPAS
- the purD gene encoding phosphoribosylamine--glycine ligase codes for the protein MKVLVIGGGAREHALCRSLSLDPGVTALHCAPGNAGIGEVAELHPVDALDGAAVARLATQLGAGLVVVGPEAPLVAGVADAVRAAGIPCFGPSKEAARLEGSKAFAKDVMAEAGVPTARSYVCTTPEEIDGALAAFGAPYVVKDDGLAAGKGVVVTEDLTAAREHALACGRVVIEEFLDGPEVSLFAVTDGETVVPLQPAQDFKRALDGDAGPNTGGMGAYSPLPWADPKLVDDVMDTVLQPTVDELRRRGTPFSGLLYAGLAITSRGVRVIEFNARFGDPETQVVLARLRTPLAGLLLGAANGTLDQQPPLQWHDDAAVTVVVASYNYPDTPRTGDPIEGLDEVAAEDAPHAYVLHAGTKRDGDTVLSAGGRVLSVTATGKDLGKARERAYRAVARIRLDGSQHRTDIARKAAEG
- a CDS encoding DNA polymerase III subunit gamma and tau, with amino-acid sequence MSSLALYRRYRPESFAEVIGQEHVTDPLQQALRNNRVNHAYLFSGPRGCGKTTSARILARCLNCEQGPTPTPCGECQSCKDLARNGPGSIDVIEIDAASHGGVDDARDLREKAFFGPASSRYKIYIIDEAHMVTPQGFNALLKVVEEPPEHLKFIFATTEPEKVIGTIRSRTHHYPFRLVPPGTLRDYLGEVCGREQIPVADGVLPLVVRSGAGSVRDSMSVMDQLLAGATEQGVTYAMATALLGYTDGSLLDSIVDAFASGDGAAAFEVVNQVIEGGNDPRRFVADLLERLRDLVILAAVPDAGSKGLIDAPADVVERMQAQASVFGAAELSRAADLVNTGLTEMRGATSPRLQLELICARVLLPAAFGDERSVQARLDRLERGAAAAGTAGAAAFSAGASGPAMGYVPGPEAQAHAPVPPGGGPAAARAAVRTDAPPPPAAPAPSAPASVSVSVPSAPAPVSAPAPEPAAEQPAAPRPGAWPSAAGAGGGSGAETGARRPGGWPTASAPGQGTQPTPPPAAPAPAPPAQAPASVPAPAAQGAGQVRNMWPDILEAVKNRRRFTWILLSQNAQVAGFDGTTLQLGFINAGARDNFASSGSEEVLKQALAEQFHVQWKVEAIIDPSGGAGGSGGGQPPSGGYGSGGYGGSRPAPAASAPAPAPAPAVRPAPQAAPRPSPAPQATGPEPPRAAQAHTPPPVAPEDDVPEEDDPDLVDSALSGHDLIVRELGATVVEEYTNE